In Elaeis guineensis isolate ETL-2024a chromosome 1, EG11, whole genome shotgun sequence, a genomic segment contains:
- the LOC105039615 gene encoding calmodulin-binding protein 60 B has translation MTREKRRLDPSDGDELHPEAKRPKVPALASVIVEALKVDSLQKLCSSLEPILRRVVSEEVERALAKLGPARHGGRSSPKHIEGPDGRNLQLHFRSRLSLPLFTGAKVEGEQGAAIHVVLIDTNTGCVVTSGPESSAKLDVVVLEGDFNDEDDDGWTEEEFESYVVKEREGKRPLLTGDLQVSLKEGVGTLGDLIFTDNSSWIRSRKFRLGLKIASGFCEGIRVREAKTEAFTVKDHRGELYKKHYPPALKDDVWRLEKIGKDGAFHKKLNKNGIFTVEDFLRLVVRDPQRLRNILGSGMSNKMWDSLVEHAKTCVLSGKYYIYYADETRNVGAIFNNIYEFSGLIAGEQFYSAECLTDNQKVFVDTLVKKAYDNWMHVIEYDGKALLSFRQSKKTIATRNEPSSASTNYPASYDQQSSQQHMSTAVPMEHSAVDGGVVVGASAGYNGNQVTRYVAHSQHVDSNVHMQYESNSFAPQSQLNGSSQQTQVTRNDSTGLALGPPQQANLGFQPLGQSVLSTNLNSYDDWSRQRDIQAVEDFNLSEEEIRMRSHEILENEEMQQLLRVFSMGGASASIPEDTYGFQSYISSPCPSFNFDEDRSRSSGRAVVGWLKIKAAMRWGIFIRKKAAEKRAQLVELED, from the exons ATGACGAGGGAGAAGCGCAGGCTGGATCCCAGCGACGGGGACGAGTTGCATCCTGAGGCGAAGAGGCCAAAGGTTCCGGCACTCGCGAG TGTGATTGTTGAAGCTCTCAAGGTGGATAGCCTGCAAAAACTTTGTTCATCATTGGAGCCAATTCTTCGTAGAGTT GTTAGTGAAGAAGTGGAGCGTGCATTAGCGAAGCTGGGTCCTGCTAGGCATGGTGGAAG ATCTTCTCCCAAGCATATAGAAGGGCCTGATGGAAGAAACCTGCAGCTGCATTTCAGATCAAGGTTGTCTCTGCCACTTTTTACAGGAGCAAAAGTTGAAGGAGAGCAGGGAGCTGCAATTCATGTTGTGTTGATTGATACAAATACTGGCTGTGTTGTAACGTCAGGGCCAGAGTCATCAGCAAAACTAGATGTAGTTGTGCTTGAGGGTGATTTTAACGATGAAGACGACGATGGCTGGACTGAAGAAGAATTTGAAAGTTATGTAGTTAAAGAGCGTGAAGGAAAGAGACCACTTTTGACTGGTGACCTCCAGGTATCTTTGAAAGAAGGTGTGGGGACGCTTGGGGATCTTATCTTTACTGATAATTCCAGCTGGATACGAAGTAGAAAATTTAGGCTTGGTCTGAAGATTGCATCAGGCTTCTGTGAGGGTATTCGTGTCCGTGAGGCAAAAACAGAAGCTTTTACTGTGAAGGATCACCGAGGGGAAT TATACAAGAAGCACTATCCACCTGCCCTAAAAGATGACGTTTGGCGATTGGAAAAGATTGGCAAGGATGGTGCATTCCACAAAAAGTTAAATAAGAATGGAATCTTCACTGTTGAAGATTTTCTCCGGCTTGTTGTAAGGGATCCACAAAGATTGCGGAAT ATACTTGGAAGTGGCATGTCAAATAAGATGTGGGATAGCCTTGTGGAGCATGCCAAAACTTGTGTCTTAAGTGGAAAGTATTATATATACTATGCTGATGAAACAAGGAATGTTGGTGCAATCttcaataatatttatgaatttaGTGGCTTGATTGCTGGAGAGCAGTTTTATTCGGCTGAATGTCTGACTGACAACCAGAAG GTCTTTGTAGACACACTTGTGAAAAAGGCTTATGATAATTGGATGCACGTCATAGAATATGATGGCAAGGCTCTTTTGAGCTTCAGGCAGAGCAAGAAGACAATTGCTACCCGAAATGAACCTTCATCAGCTTCAACAAACTATCCTGCTTCGTATGATCAGCAATCTTCTCAGCAGCATATGTCAACTGCAGTCCCTATGGAGCATTCTGCAGTGGATGGAGGAGTGGTGGTTGGAG CTTCTGCTGGGTACAATGGGAATCAAGTGACCAGATACGTTGCTCATTCTCAACATGTGGATTCAAATGTCCATATGCAATATGAAAGCAATTCATTTGCCCCACAAAGTCAGTTGAACGGATCTTCACAGCAAACTCAAGTTACAAGAAATGATAGCACTGGGCTAGCCCTGGGCCCACCTCAACAGGCAAACCTTGGATTTCAGCCGTTGGGCCAGTCAGTACTGTCAACCAATCTCAATTCTTATGATGACTGGTCTCGTCAACGTGATATCCAGGCTGTTGAAGATTTTAATCTCTCGGAAGAGGAGATCCGCATGAGAAGCCATGAGATACTGGAGAATGAAGAAATGCAACAATTGCTCCGTGTTTTCAGCATGGGTGGGGCATCCGCCAGTATACCTGAAGACACATATGGTTTTCAATCTTACATATCTTCGCCTTGCCCAAGCTTTAACTTTGATGAGGATCGTAGCCGTTCATCTGGTAGAGCCGTTGTTGGGTGGCTCAAGATCAAGGCAGCTATGAGATGGGGTATCTTTATCAGGAAGAAAGCAGCTGAAAAGAGAGCTCAGCTTGTTGAGCTGGAAGACTAG